Genomic DNA from Brenneria izadpanahii:
CTTTGAACAAACGAGCAGCGGCGCCCGGGTGTTCTAAAGAGTATGCAATCAGGGTCGGACCAACAAACGTGTCTTTCAGGCACTCAAAAGAGGTCCCTTCAACAGCACGGCGCAGCAGAGTGTTGCGAACAACACGCATGTAAACGCCAGCTTCACGACCTGCTTTACGCAGTTCAGTCATTTTATCTACGGTTACGCCACGAGAATCCGCAACAACCGCAGACAGCGCACCTTTGGCTACTTCGCTGACTTCAGCAACAATTGCTTGTTTGTCTTGAAGATTTAATGCCATTAGCTTTTGCTCCTGGATTTAGCCGGAGGAAACCTCCGGAACTCACTTCACTTATCGCCAAAATGGAAATAAGCGTTGAAACACGGTGAGCAGAATCCAGCAAAGACAATCAAATGTTCTTCAGGCTCTGTCACCGTCTACGCAGGAAGATTAAGTCTCTTACAAGACACCTGCGGTCTTGGACGGAGGCCTGGATAGGCCAGGCTCCAACCGAAAATTCTTCTTTAATTCCGCTAACGGAACAACGGGCGTAAGATTATAGGTAAATCCCACGCCCGAGTAAAGCGAAACAAAAGCTATCAGACAGCGACTGCGTTCAGACCGCTTTGGTCAACAGCAACGCCGGCGCCCATAGTGGTGGACAGGCTGACTTTCTTGATGTACACGCCTTTCGCCTGAGACGGTTTGGCTTTTTTCAGCGCAACCAGCAGGGCTTCAAGGTTTTCTTTCAGTTTGTCAGCATCGAAATCAACCTTACCGATAGTGGTATGGATGATGCCGTTTTTGTCGTTGCGATAACGAATCTGACCTGCTTTAGCATTTTTAACCGCTTCAGCAACGTTAGGCGTTACGGTACCCACTTTCGGGTTTGGCATCAGGCCGCGAGGCCCCAAAACCTGACCTAATTGGCCAACAACGCGCATAGCATCTGGAGATGCGATGACGACGTCAAAGTTCATTTCGCCTTTCTTGATCTGATCGGCCAGATCTTCCATACCTACCAGTTCAGCGCCGGCAGCTTTCGCCGCTTCAGCGTTTGCACCCTGGGTAAAGACGGCAACGCGAACGGAACGACCGGTGCCGTGCGGCAGAACGGTTGCACCACGAACGTTTTGATCGGATTTACGTGCGTCGATGCCGAGGTTAACGGCAACGTCCACGCTTTCGACGAATTTAGCAGTGGCCAGCTCTTTGAGCAGGGCAACGGCTTCGTTGATGTCATATTGTTTGGTTGCATCAACTTTTTCACGGATCACGCGCATGCGCTTGGTCAGCTTAGCCATTTATTAACCCTCCACTACCAGGCCCATGGAACGAGCAGTACCTTCAATGGAACGCGCCATGGCTTCCACGTCGGCACCAGTCATGTCCGCAGCTTTGGTTTCTGCGATTTCACGAACCTGAGCACTCGTTACTTTACCTACCTTGTCTTTGTTCGGCTTACCGGAACCAGACTTGATACCCGCCGCTTTTTTCAGCAGAACGGCTGCCGGAGGCGTTTTGGTAACGAAGGTAAAAGAACGGTCAGAATAAACGGTAATAACAACCGGAATCGGCAGACCTTTTTCAACGCTTTCAGTTTTAGCATTGAACGCCTTACAGAATTCCATGATGTTAACACCTTGCTGACCCAGAGCCGGACCTACCGGTGGGCTCGGGTTAGCCATACCAGCCGCAACCTGCAGCTTGACATAGGCTTGTACTTTCTTGGCCATTTAACTTTCCTCGAATGGGTGATAGCGCCTTAAAAAAGGCTCCCCGTTATTTAATACGTTTCAGACGCTATAGCGCCCTGAAAACAAAAGGCGCGAAATTGTAGATTAATTTCGCGCCTGATACAAGCAACTCTTGCAGGAAACTTGGAAGTCCGCTTTAGCCTTTTTCGACCTGGCTGAAATCGAGCTCTACCGGCGTTGCGCGACCGAAGATCGACACAGACACTTTCAGGCGGCTCTTTTCATAATCAACTTCTTCGACTACGCCATTGAAGTCCGCAAACGGACCATCATTAACGCGAACCATTTCACCGGGTTCAAACAGCGTTTTCGGACGGGGCTTATCACCCACCTGCTGAAGGCGATTCATAATCGCATCCACTTCTTTATCGCTGATAGGCGCGGGACGATCCGACGTACCGCCGATAAATCCCATGACGCGGGGAACGCTACGAACCAGGTGCCAGCTCGCATCTTCCATCACCATCTGTACCAGCACATAACCAGGGAAAAATTTCCGTTCGCTTTTGCGACGCTGGCCGCCACGAATTTCAACCACTTCTTCCGTTGGCACCATGACTTCGCCAAACAGATCTTCCATGTTATGCAATTTGATATGCTCACGCAGCGACTGAGCCACGCGG
This window encodes:
- the nusG gene encoding transcription termination/antitermination protein NusG → MSEAPKKRWYVVQAFSGFEGRVAQSLREHIKLHNMEDLFGEVMVPTEEVVEIRGGQRRKSERKFFPGYVLVQMVMEDASWHLVRSVPRVMGFIGGTSDRPAPISDKEVDAIMNRLQQVGDKPRPKTLFEPGEMVRVNDGPFADFNGVVEEVDYEKSRLKVSVSIFGRATPVELDFSQVEKG
- the rplK gene encoding 50S ribosomal protein L11, yielding MAKKVQAYVKLQVAAGMANPSPPVGPALGQQGVNIMEFCKAFNAKTESVEKGLPIPVVITVYSDRSFTFVTKTPPAAVLLKKAAGIKSGSGKPNKDKVGKVTSAQVREIAETKAADMTGADVEAMARSIEGTARSMGLVVEG
- the rplJ gene encoding 50S ribosomal protein L10 is translated as MALNLQDKQAIVAEVSEVAKGALSAVVADSRGVTVDKMTELRKAGREAGVYMRVVRNTLLRRAVEGTSFECLKDTFVGPTLIAYSLEHPGAAARLFKEFAKANAKFEVKAAAFEGELIPAAQIDRLATLPTYEEALARLMSTMKEAAAGKLVRTLAAVRDQKEAA
- the rplA gene encoding 50S ribosomal protein L1 gives rise to the protein MAKLTKRMRVIREKVDATKQYDINEAVALLKELATAKFVESVDVAVNLGIDARKSDQNVRGATVLPHGTGRSVRVAVFTQGANAEAAKAAGAELVGMEDLADQIKKGEMNFDVVIASPDAMRVVGQLGQVLGPRGLMPNPKVGTVTPNVAEAVKNAKAGQIRYRNDKNGIIHTTIGKVDFDADKLKENLEALLVALKKAKPSQAKGVYIKKVSLSTTMGAGVAVDQSGLNAVAV